The genomic segment ATGAGCTTCAACACCGCGATTTCCGCGATGATGGAGTTCGTGAACCACGTCACCAAACTGGAGGTGCGCCCGCGGACCGTCCTCGACCCGTTCGTGCTGTTGCTGGCGCCCTACGCGCCGCACGTGGCCGAAGAGCTGTGGGCCGCGCTGGGTCACAAGACCACGCTGGCCTACGAGCCGTGGCCGGCGTTCGACGCGGCCCTGGCCGCGGCCGACGAGATCGACGTGCCGGTGCAGATCAACGGTAAGTTGCGGACGGTCCTCAAGGTCCCGGCCGAGATCGACGACGCGGCGCTGGAGGCCGCGGCCCTGGCCGACGAGAAGGTGCAGGAGTCGCTCGTCGGCAAGACGATCAAGAAGACCATCGTGAAGTCGAAGAAGTTGGTGAACCTGGTGGTGGGCTAATCGAGTTGCAGGTCATAAGGTCGCACGTCGTAAAGTCGAATACTTGAGCGGGTCTGGATCTTCGGCTTTATGACTGTCGGACAAGTATCTCGTGGTGCCGGCGTCTCGCCTGCTTACGTAAGCAGGCGAGACGCCGGCACCACAACTTCTGTCCGGTCGTCCTTACGACGTGCGATGGCGGAAGGGGCGGATGTTGGGTGTGCTTCCATCGTAGTCATCACGCTCCGCGTGATGTCCGCCGAGATCGGATGTGTGTCGCTTACGCTCGAACCGTGTGGGGCAGGGCACATCACGCGGAGCGTGATGACTACGATCCCGAACCGAACTCGGCTTTGTACGCGCGTTACGCCACCGTTTCTTGTGACTCAAGACTCTACTCAAAGAGCTTCCGCGCCACCGCGCCCACGAGCAGCTTGCCCTTCTCCCATTTGCTCACTTCGGGGCGCTGCGCCCACACGTTGTAGTCGATGCGCGCGACGGCGTTCAGGATCGCCACGCCGCCGCGGATGAAGAGGTCCACATCGACGCGGGCCTCGCGCGGTAGCAGTGGGAGGAGCGCCGACCCGCGCGCGAAGAAGCCGCGTGCGCGCTCCACCTCGAACCGCATCAGGTCGCGGAACTGCGGCGTGTCGCGGTTCGCCGCGAGGTCGGTGTCGGTGTACCCGAAGCGGTGGCGGTCCTCGGCCGGCAGGTACACGCGGCCGATGGCGTAGTCCCGCGCCACGTCCTGCCAGAAGTTCGCGAGCTGGAGCCCGGTGCAGACCTCGTCCGAAAGCGCGGCGCGCTCCGCGTCGAAGCACTCGAACAGGTACAGCACGAGCCGCCCCACCGGGTTCGCGGAACACCGGCAGTAGTCGAGCAGTTGGGCGAGGGTGTCGTACCGCTTCACGCGCTGGTCCTGCTCGAACGCGAGCAGGAGGTCGAGGAACGGCTCGGGCGGGACGCGGAACCGCCGGATCGTTTCGCGCAGCGCGATCATGACCGGGTGCCGCGGCGTGCCGTGGTAGCACGCGAGCAACTCCTCGCGCCACCACGCGATCAGCGTCAGCGCCTCGTCGCCCCCGGCGGTCTCGTCGGCGAGGTCGTCGGACCAGCGACAGTACGCGTAGACGGCGTGGAAGTGCCGCACGAGCCGCCGCGGCAGCAGCGCCGAAACGACTGTGAAGTTCTCGTAGTGCGCCCGCGCGACGCGGGCGCAATACGCGCGGGCCGCGGCGAGTGACACCGGTGCGTCACCCGACCGCGGCCCCCATTTTTCCAGTTCGCGTGCGAAATCCCAGGCCATTACTGCTTCGGTTCCAGAATGCGGATCTGGGTGGACAGGTTGAACCGCAGGTGATCGACCTCGAACTCCGTTTCGAGGAAGACGGCATCGAAGCTCTTGGCCGTCCGCGTGACGGTAAGGCCGATGGTGACCGGGCCGCCGACCACCACCTTCACGTCGCCTTTTGCCTCGCTCGACGGGCTGCTCTTCCACGCGGCTTTGCGGAAATCGCGGGTGCCGGCCTCGGCGGTCCAGAACCGCATCCCCTTCATCGTGCCGTTCGGCGTGACGGACAGGGGCGTGCCCGATTCCTTTTCCTCGCCGTATTTCCAGCTCAGCGTCGGCATCTTCTTGTCGAAGATCTGGCAGTAGCAGAAGGCCGACAGCGTGTTCACCGCGCGCGTCTGGTACATCTCCTTTTTGCCGTCCTTGTCGAGTTCGCGCAGGTCGTGGCCGGCGTTGGGCACGTACAGGAGCCACTTGTCGCCCGTGAGGTCGTCCCAGTACGAGTTGAGCGCGTCCAGCGGCCAGTACGGGTCGTTCGCCCCGTTGATGATCAGCTTGGGCACGGTGACCTTCTCGCGGTACACCCACGGGTCGATCATCTGCCACAGCTTCTTCGCCTCCGGCGTATCGGGGATCGGAACCAGACCCCGTTCGGTGTAGTCCCGGATCATCTCGCTCGGCTTGCCGAACGCGGCCACCTGGTTCTTCATCTGCACCGGCATGTTGAGCGTGTCGATCACGATGGGCGCGATCGCCTTCACCCGCTTGTCGCCGGTCGCGGCGGTCAGCCAGGTCGTCCACCCGCGCTTGGACGCGCCGGTGATGACGAACGACTTCACCTCGAAGTCCCACTCCTTCTTGGCGAACTGCTGGAGCGTGTCCATGCCCCGCACCACGCTCTTCACCATCGGGAACAGGAGCGGCCAGGAGCCGTCTTTCGAGTCCAGGTAGCGCACGAACGTTTCGGCGATGAGCGCGTCCTCCTTCTTGCCGCCGAACAGCGGCTGCTTCGGCACGCCGAACAGGAACGCGACCGGCGCCTTCACCCGCTCGGCGATCTGGAACCCCAGCACGCCGGAGAGCAGGTTCGGCGTGCCGCCGGTGTTCCACAGCACCATCGTCGATTGCGGCTTCGCGTCCTTGAGAACGTAAATCTGGAGCTTGTGCTCCCACTTGATGTCGTGCCACGTCTGCGAGACGAGGTCGAGTTCGTACACGGTCCCGGCGTCGGTCTTCTTCGTGTCCGTGAGCTTCCACGAGAACGAGTCGTCCGGTTTGATCACGTAATCGACCAGCTCGGTCGGCGGCGCCGCCGGCGCGGCGGTCGTCAGACCCGGCTGCGCGACGAGGAACCCGAGGGCGATGGTAAAGAATCGCAAGGCCGATCTCCTGGCGTGAGGGGGAGGGCGGTCACTTCGCGGGCCGGGGCGGGGCGGGCCACACGAGCGCCGTCGTGTCGGCGTGACCGGTCATCAGCTTCGTACCGTCCGGCGTGAAGCGGATCACTTCCGCGAACGATAACGAGTATACGGTGTCACGGGGATCGATCGCGGGCGCTTTATATCGCGCGAGCAATTTTCCCGTGTTCGCGTCCCAAAAAGTCAGCTCAGTTCGCCCAGCCGCGGCCAGCACGCTGCCGTCCGCGTTGAGCGCGACGCGCCCGCCCGAGCCCGCCGGCAGGTCGGTCAACTTCACTCCCGTTGCCGTGCTGTACACAGCTCCGCGCATCGTGCCGGGCGGGTCGTCGGTATCGATGAACGTGAACGCGATCCGCCCGCCGTCCCCGGAGAACGCGCCGGCGTCGAAGCCCGGCCCGAGGGTGCGCGGCGGGAGGAGCCCCTTGGTGGGTCCGAGGGCGGTGGGGAAGACGTCGCCGTGGAGCGAGGCGAATTGCGCCCCGGGCGAGAAGTTGATGCAGTAGCGGCGGGCGTTCCACTCGAACGCGTTCAAGCTCTTCGTGGCCAATCGCGCGCCGCTCTTCGCGTCCCACGTGGCCAAGACGGACGACTCCATACCGAGGCTGCGTCCGCGTGTGACGGCCGTCACCGTCTTTCCGTCGTTTGCCACGAGCAAGCCGATCGTCATGTGTTGCCGGGGTTCTTTCGGATCGACCGTGAAGCTCCGGATCTCTTTTCCCGTCACCGTGTCCCATTGCACGACGCTACCCAGGCCGGGACCGAATAACGACTTTCCATCGGGGGCGAATTCGAGGTTTTGTGGCCACAAGTATTCGCACGGACTCGTCGCGAGCGGCTTCCCGGTCCTCGCGTCCCAGACTTTGACTTGCGAGCCCCCGCCGGTCGCGTATCGCGTCCCGTCGGCCGATACGCCCAGAGCCGTGATCCGGTCGAAGTGGCCGCCCGAGTGAACGTCGCCGAAGAGCGGTTCGCCGGTCTTCGCGTTCCAGCGGAACAGAACGCGCCCCGTCGTCCCGACGAGTAACTTTCCGTCGGGGTTGAAGCGTGTCAATCCGCTCCCGGCCCCCTCGAACCGCCGGAGCACCTTCCCGGCGATCGGGTCCCACCACCGCACTCCTTGGTTGTCCCCGACGAGAACCGTTTTCCCGTCCGGGGCGAACGTGACCCAACTGCCGGTACTCGTGCCGGTCATCCCCGCGCGCGGCTTCCCAGTCTTCGCGTCGAAGAAGCGAACGCCGGTGTATTCCTCCTTCTCGGGCTCGTAGACGAAGGCCGCAACGGTATCACCGACCGCGTTCAGAGCGATTTGTGACAGCTTGACCGCTTCCGGCGCCCAGCGGACCTGTTCCTTGCCGGTCGCGGTGTCGAAGAGCACCAGTTCGTCGTGTGTGTTCACGACCACGCGCCGGCCGTCGGTCGAGAATTCGGCCTGCCGGATGTAATTGAATTTGCCTGCGAGTTCCAACGTCGTATCGGTCCTGACATCGCACACATGGACCGTTTTCTGAACCCCCTCGCGCGTCACGGCGACGAGCCCTCCGCCGTCCGCCGCGAAGGCGAGCGATTCGACCTCGGTCAGCTTGAACGTGGCGATCTCGACCGCTGGCTTCTCCCCGCGCTGCTCGAAAACGATCACCGCCTCAGCGGTACAGCAGGCGACGCGTTTAGCATCCGGTGAAACGCACGACCGGACGAACCCGTTCCACTCGACCGGAACTTTCACCGGCAAGCGGACCGCGGCTTCCGGGGAGTCGGATTCACGAGACCAGAAGCTCAACCCGCCCTCGTTGTCAACGGTCACCACCGACCCGTCCGCGGCGACGCCGAAACTCGCGATCGTGGCGGCTCCGCGCAGCGTGCCCAGGCGCATCAGCGCGCCGGACGGGAGCGGGTCGCCGAAGCGATCGGTTTTCGCCGGCGGCTCGGCCGCGGCGCAGGAAAGCACGCCCACCGCGAGCACCCACATCGCCAGCAGAAATCGCATGGCATCACTCCTCGAGTAAGTCCGCGAAGAACGCGCCCACTGCCGCCGCGATGGCGTCCTTATGGGCCGTGAGCCGGTGGTCGCCGTCCTTGAGCAACCGCAGTTCTACGTGAGGGTAATCGACGTGCCGCAGAAAGAACTCGCTGTCACTGTCGGGAACGGTATCGTCCAACAATCCGTGAAATAATAACGCCGGCGTGGCCCAACCGCGAACTAAATGTGGCGGG from the Frigoriglobus tundricola genome contains:
- a CDS encoding PhoPQ-activated pathogenicity-related family protein; amino-acid sequence: MRFFTIALGFLVAQPGLTTAAPAAPPTELVDYVIKPDDSFSWKLTDTKKTDAGTVYELDLVSQTWHDIKWEHKLQIYVLKDAKPQSTMVLWNTGGTPNLLSGVLGFQIAERVKAPVAFLFGVPKQPLFGGKKEDALIAETFVRYLDSKDGSWPLLFPMVKSVVRGMDTLQQFAKKEWDFEVKSFVITGASKRGWTTWLTAATGDKRVKAIAPIVIDTLNMPVQMKNQVAAFGKPSEMIRDYTERGLVPIPDTPEAKKLWQMIDPWVYREKVTVPKLIINGANDPYWPLDALNSYWDDLTGDKWLLYVPNAGHDLRELDKDGKKEMYQTRAVNTLSAFCYCQIFDKKMPTLSWKYGEEKESGTPLSVTPNGTMKGMRFWTAEAGTRDFRKAAWKSSPSSEAKGDVKVVVGGPVTIGLTVTRTAKSFDAVFLETEFEVDHLRFNLSTQIRILEPKQ
- the hpnC gene encoding squalene synthase HpnC translates to MAWDFARELEKWGPRSGDAPVSLAAARAYCARVARAHYENFTVVSALLPRRLVRHFHAVYAYCRWSDDLADETAGGDEALTLIAWWREELLACYHGTPRHPVMIALRETIRRFRVPPEPFLDLLLAFEQDQRVKRYDTLAQLLDYCRCSANPVGRLVLYLFECFDAERAALSDEVCTGLQLANFWQDVARDYAIGRVYLPAEDRHRFGYTDTDLAANRDTPQFRDLMRFEVERARGFFARGSALLPLLPREARVDVDLFIRGGVAILNAVARIDYNVWAQRPEVSKWEKGKLLVGAVARKLFE
- a CDS encoding WD40 repeat domain-containing protein; this translates as MRFLLAMWVLAVGVLSCAAAEPPAKTDRFGDPLPSGALMRLGTLRGAATIASFGVAADGSVVTVDNEGGLSFWSRESDSPEAAVRLPVKVPVEWNGFVRSCVSPDAKRVACCTAEAVIVFEQRGEKPAVEIATFKLTEVESLAFAADGGGLVAVTREGVQKTVHVCDVRTDTTLELAGKFNYIRQAEFSTDGRRVVVNTHDELVLFDTATGKEQVRWAPEAVKLSQIALNAVGDTVAAFVYEPEKEEYTGVRFFDAKTGKPRAGMTGTSTGSWVTFAPDGKTVLVGDNQGVRWWDPIAGKVLRRFEGAGSGLTRFNPDGKLLVGTTGRVLFRWNAKTGEPLFGDVHSGGHFDRITALGVSADGTRYATGGGSQVKVWDARTGKPLATSPCEYLWPQNLEFAPDGKSLFGPGLGSVVQWDTVTGKEIRSFTVDPKEPRQHMTIGLLVANDGKTVTAVTRGRSLGMESSVLATWDAKSGARLATKSLNAFEWNARRYCINFSPGAQFASLHGDVFPTALGPTKGLLPPRTLGPGFDAGAFSGDGGRIAFTFIDTDDPPGTMRGAVYSTATGVKLTDLPAGSGGRVALNADGSVLAAAGRTELTFWDANTGKLLARYKAPAIDPRDTVYSLSFAEVIRFTPDGTKLMTGHADTTALVWPAPPRPAK